From the Lathyrus oleraceus cultivar Zhongwan6 chromosome 3, CAAS_Psat_ZW6_1.0, whole genome shotgun sequence genome, the window gggtgggatagttgttccctgaagtactaggttgtgttggaagacaagtccccagaatgttagaagtcaatattggggtaacctgattgctatatcatttaagaggattggaaccatgaatcttgttattcatacaccacgttcagaagtggcagttctttcaaggagtgagaatatgaagattcagtggttggttgaggtagtatgctctggcaatgcatatctactattgactggtgctgtgtgtctcactagtacttatggtcagctggagtctgattggaggagttagttgacactggtagggatagtgtatgtcatgttgagacatgtgtgtacaatgcatgcatattggtgtggagtttccatgattcTTAATTTtagggggagttttggttaacctcctcaagtttggtcaacctagggtctggttggctgttgacctgtgtcacatggggtctggtggttgtgtgacacatgtgcaaggaaggattcatctctctcatcctaagggtgaatctaatctggaaagagtctcaagactgttgaggtgcttgcaagcagaagatgttgatgctagaagagtattttcaaagtacTCGTATGGTGGAAGTttctgaaaggaaaattgggaaaggatttaagatcaatgtctacttgtgctgaatacaagtatttaattgattatccttggagctcaagataactgatgttcttaacgatgttggaacatctcttcttcaagaccctgtgtAGAACACATGAAGGATAGTATATTGATGTATGgtctatctctttggtggcagcaaaagcgtatgatctctgaaaaggttttctggcaagaaacatgttcagccttggtgtgtacaagaagaagaagacatcatagtcttgatggtggttacttggatcagtttatttctgatctaggtaaggaagtgcattggctaatgcacactgtggagttaagaataagtggaagcattcttaacatcatggaaacaacccTGCTTTAGAAAGTGGAATCCATGGTATGGCTGAAGGGTTAGTTTCCAACTGGTTCGTTTGAAGACTCATACATtagagtgtctgatgtctttggagaagaagtagggattcatcaaggtgtgagcttggatgacttgactgcaaacctgcaggatggaggttgtttactcaaacttggttccacaatcaagtctataagagcattgaactcttgttctgtgaagggaggaagttctttcaagtggcagaagaaggagttgaattcaacagctagatgttaaaacacaatgttatgacatttggttcaacatcagaatcttagttggtgaagtggcacataaacttaagatagaagggtctacagagttgtagattggatacttcaaaagGATCGTTCCCATTGCAGTTCTTTGGGGTTGCTGGATGGAAAGGATGTTACATGGTCttgtcttagagaatctaagaTTTGTTTGgcatgtagcttgaagttcaagtctcacttggtaggtcagaatatctttgggaaaagtctgataaacgtggagaggtcaaaaaaaaagtggcatttgactttttcatatgaggattcatgaaggaggtaatcaaccagtgacatttggtctatctcagaagtgagttcgaagaatcaagataatcaacatatgacagctgattattcttgaggaaagtctgagacaaagTACTTTTGAgtagaaaagtagtaagttgaagacaaaaggaggtgttttctattcatctcttggagcttgtggtaggagttatgagctatctatggaagattatctctcgtattgggatgagaatgtatgagtcccaatttatgtctgggtccatctggtgactcagtgatatctgaagattatcaaATGGTGGTCTTTGgtatgttgtgaaggatgtcccagctaatgttagaacatcttgtgaagtggtcttttgttctggttagaagagagattgacacagagtgtggatgtgttcagccaagagggttgaacagagggggtgctcttgaagacatgaagatgcgtcttatgttttccattcatcaagtggtctggattctctttgaatcaggaagtatgtgaaggtccaacgttgaggtgttggatatgctcatgtgtgacctccaagtttcaagaggagagtaggttgtccatgacagggggagttttgtccttgtgctgcaagtaatcatcaaacttgtggtctatgtgctctcaAATAACTGGGTATGGCAcctcactacgccaaaaatgacttttaacagcgcatcttagacagcacttttaaaagaaagcgctgtctaaggttaaaattaaaataaaacacggaaaatgttccaaaaaaataatgaaagcgctgtctaagggggggtcttagacagcgctttctaaaagcgctgtctaagaccccccccccccttagacaacgcttttaaatatagaccttagtcagcgcttttgataaagcgctgtctaaagtctttaaattaaaaaaaaaattaaaaccaaaagcgctgtctaagggggggtatagaaagcgcttttggaaagcgttgtctaaggcataccttagaaagcgctttccacaaaagcgctgtctaaggtctaattaaaataaaatttcagactccatttctattttcgttctctgttcttttgttttccctcctgcgaaCGTTGAAACCCTAACAGCGAAAACCATAACAGCGAACACGAATACACTTCCATTTTTCGGTTTCAATCATTGAACGTGTTTGAAGAATCGTACGTGTCTCGACATTTGGGTGTTGACTTCGTTTTTCGTTTCTACTGTTCTTCATTTCTTGCGGTATGTTCTTCAATATTTCTTCATTTCTTCGTTTCTACTGTATAATCTTGTTGAGAATGTTGAGAATGTATAAATCCCTATCCTAAGATGGTTACTGGTTTGTTACTAGTTTGTATTGAAAATTGAAAACACTAAGGGAAGATGATGAATCGGAATAGCAGAGACACACTTCGTTTCCTCTCACGCTTCCATCATCACCAACAACAAAACCCATCTCTTCTCCCTTCTGCATCACCGTCTTCTCAATTCACATCAGTAACAGGTTTTCATGAAAATTCCCCACAATTACAGCGCAATGTTGTTTCCGGGGAACATAAAGCTTTGTCTTTTTTCAACCCGCTGAGAAATTCCTTGAAAAATGAGCAATTGGGTGGTGGAAACCCTTTCGAAATTCATCAGAAATGTTATTATGGTTCAATGGGTGGAGTGGTTCAGAGGAGCTCCAGATTCTCAGAGttgaatgatgatgatgttaAATACTTTCAAGAGATTTTGGGGAAGAAAAATGTTGTACAGGATGAAGATAAGCTCAGTGCTGCTAATATTGATCGGATGCATAAGTATAAAGGCTCCAGTAAGATTCTTCTACAGCCTTGCAACACTGATCAGGTTCATTTATCTActttttttttttccttttcttttgcATGTGATGAAAAGTATAAGCAATTGATTCAATTAATGACTGTTTGGATTGATTAATTTGAGTTTATTCATTTGTGTAAACACTCGTGGTGCTGTTTGAGAAGCTATGAAGACAATTCATGACATGTTCATAAGctgatttttattttcaaaatctCCTTAGGAAAGGTTATGAAAACACCTGCATTTTAGCTTTTACATTAGCACTTATATAAAAACAAGGTCTGTTTGCCTTATAAAGTACACACTCAATTAAGCTATTTATTCAAACAAGGTCTGTTTGGATTGATTTATATGAGATTATCTACTCGCATAAGGATTTGTGAGATTGTTTGAAAAAGCTTATGAAGAATGCTCATGAGTCACGACATATCTGTAATCTGTTTTCAGTTTATTTTCATTAACTCTGTAGGATTACTTATGAAAACCGCTTATTGCTTATATGAAAGAAGTTGAATCTATTTTATCTTCTGTTATAGAAATAACTTATACATAAGTATTTATATGATAACCTCTTATGAAATAGGCTTATTTAATTGGTTTATCCAAACAGGACCTAAGCATTTGAAACAACTTTCTTATGTATTTCATTTTTCGATATTGCAGGTTTCTGAGATTCTTAAATACTGTAACTCCAGAAACCTGGTCGTTGTTCCTCAAGGTGGAAACACTGGTCTTGTAGGTGGAAGTGTGCCCGTCTTTGATGAAGTATACTCTTTAACTCTTCCTCTTGCCAACGAAACACTCGGCATTACATTAAAGGAGACATGTTATACTGTTTTGGCGTATCCTATTGTACATTGACAGATTTCTTATTGTCTAATGCTGCAGGTGATTGTTAGTCTTAGTTCAATGAACAAGATCGTATCTTTTGACAAGGTAGACCATTTACTTCTTCAAAGGCATATGTGTCATGACTTCCCTtccctttgtgtgtgtttggatATTGCATTAGCTTATTTTGTGTTCAGAAATAGAGCTTATGGCTTAGAAGTTGTTTTTCTGTAAAGTTAGACACACCGCAATTCACTAGGATCCATATGC encodes:
- the LOC127129005 gene encoding D-2-hydroxyglutarate dehydrogenase, mitochondrial; its protein translation is MMNRNSRDTLRFLSRFHHHQQQNPSLLPSASPSSQFTSVTGFHENSPQLQRNVVSGEHKALSFFNPLRNSLKNEQLGGGNPFEIHQKCYYGSMGGVVQRSSRFSELNDDDVKYFQEILGKKNVVQDEDKLSAANIDRMHKYKGSSKILLQPCNTDQVSEILKYCNSRNLVVVPQGGNTGLVGGSVPVFDEVIVSLSSMNKIVSFDKVSGILVCEAGCILENLMSFMDNEG